A genomic stretch from Atribacteraceae bacterium includes:
- the ricT gene encoding regulatory iron-sulfur-containing complex subunit RicT: protein MRHAVGIKFENNLKSYCFDPRQLELRSGCLCVVETSFGMEIGVVVKEPYPYREKANLKPVLRLLNNVDIHQAEANREKEKVAFQVAREKIAEHKLTMKLLKAHYTLDRGRLFFYFGSEERVDFRNLVKDLASIFRTRIELRQLGVRDEAGMIGGCGICGRCLCCSTFLMNFEPISIKMAKEQNLTLNSAKISGVCGRLMCCLSYEYPQYRRLVHCLPKKGSKVLTPKGLGKILEVNIFKDTIQLQLEEGKEISVSPEEYHRFFL, encoded by the coding sequence ATGCGCCATGCGGTAGGAATAAAGTTCGAAAACAATTTGAAAAGCTATTGTTTTGATCCACGTCAGCTTGAACTTCGTTCGGGCTGCCTTTGTGTGGTTGAAACTTCTTTTGGAATGGAAATCGGTGTTGTGGTCAAAGAACCATATCCATACCGGGAAAAAGCGAACTTAAAACCGGTTCTTCGATTGTTGAACAATGTGGACATTCATCAAGCGGAAGCAAACCGGGAGAAGGAAAAGGTCGCCTTTCAGGTGGCTCGGGAAAAAATTGCTGAACATAAATTGACCATGAAGCTTTTAAAAGCGCATTATACTCTTGACCGGGGTCGTCTTTTTTTTTACTTCGGATCGGAAGAACGAGTTGACTTTAGAAATCTGGTCAAAGACCTGGCCTCGATATTTCGTACACGGATCGAATTGCGGCAACTGGGAGTTAGAGATGAGGCCGGCATGATTGGCGGGTGTGGAATCTGCGGGCGTTGCCTGTGTTGCAGCACATTTCTGATGAATTTTGAACCGATATCGATCAAGATGGCCAAGGAGCAGAACTTGACCTTAAATTCAGCTAAAATATCGGGGGTCTGTGGCAGGCTGATGTGCTGTCTGTCCTACGAGTACCCGCAATACCGCAGGCTTGTTCACTGTCTTCCCAAGAAAGGCAGCAAAGTCCTGACTCCGAAAGGTTTGGGAAAGATTTTGGAAGTGAACATCTTCAAAGATACTATCCAACTCCAATTAGAGGAAGGCAAGGAAATCAGCGTGTCTCCCGAAGAGTATCACCGGTTTTTCCTTTAA
- a CDS encoding DNA polymerase III subunit has protein sequence MAWRDVCGHDFPKLFIGKLLTSGRLGHAFLFSGPSGCGKTTFALETASFFNCSKRGSEGACGGCMACLLIKAGTHPDVMRVTPKDGYLRIDDVRSFIHWMSLQRMLSPYRFGILSGVELMTEEAANCILKSLEEPPPASLILMITTRPENLLPTLLSRCRQIVFSYPSSEEINKYLSDIKGVASHTAEILSREAAGKIGDALKLQEAFQSMKESFLEIKSDLLSILDAEGDKTLKEIEESIREIDQIVMQGNPFGLERESGQKALHNILKWQESLPINKQTVSRKNAMHRLSELIEQVKPIKYRMIEFWRKLIGTDHVLTFGKWLRGQREKDVSLPDWVLGELVPLLSCLESYTRDVILYRLLGPDSHQSLCFPDLESELAQDAERFDLSTLTTLIAQIESYTERLSDNPQLDIQSIHFLLSVRTLLSSENWTDTDKNLLE, from the coding sequence ATGGCGTGGCGAGATGTCTGTGGTCATGATTTTCCAAAGTTGTTTATAGGCAAGCTCTTGACTTCTGGCCGACTGGGACATGCCTTCCTTTTCTCCGGCCCTTCGGGGTGTGGTAAAACGACATTCGCCTTGGAAACGGCCTCGTTTTTCAATTGCTCAAAGCGGGGTTCTGAAGGAGCCTGTGGAGGATGCATGGCCTGTTTATTGATCAAAGCGGGAACCCATCCCGATGTCATGCGTGTTACACCGAAAGATGGCTATCTACGTATTGATGATGTCCGGTCTTTTATCCACTGGATGTCTTTGCAGCGGATGCTGTCTCCCTACCGGTTCGGCATTCTGTCCGGTGTGGAGTTGATGACTGAAGAAGCGGCAAATTGTATTTTAAAAAGCCTGGAAGAGCCCCCTCCAGCAAGCCTGATCCTGATGATCACCACTCGTCCGGAAAATCTGCTTCCTACCTTGCTTTCCCGTTGTCGCCAGATTGTTTTCTCATATCCCTCTTCGGAGGAGATTAATAAATACCTTTCTGACATAAAGGGAGTCGCGTCGCATACGGCGGAGATTCTCTCTCGGGAAGCGGCTGGGAAAATTGGCGATGCGCTCAAGTTGCAAGAGGCGTTTCAGTCAATGAAGGAGTCCTTCCTTGAGATCAAGAGCGATCTCTTGTCGATCCTTGACGCCGAGGGAGATAAAACTCTCAAGGAAATAGAGGAGTCAATCCGGGAAATCGATCAGATAGTGATGCAGGGGAACCCGTTTGGCCTCGAACGCGAGAGCGGGCAGAAAGCTCTGCATAATATTCTGAAATGGCAGGAGAGCCTGCCTATAAATAAGCAAACAGTTTCCAGGAAGAATGCAATGCACCGTTTAAGCGAGCTGATTGAGCAGGTCAAACCGATCAAGTACCGGATGATTGAATTTTGGAGGAAACTTATCGGGACGGATCATGTGCTCACGTTCGGTAAATGGCTCCGGGGACAACGGGAAAAAGATGTGTCTCTTCCGGATTGGGTCCTTGGTGAATTGGTACCTCTCTTATCCTGTTTGGAGTCTTATACGCGAGATGTGATTCTCTATCGGTTACTGGGACCGGACAGTCATCAGTCACTGTGTTTTCCGGACCTGGAGAGTGAATTGGCACAGGATGCCGAACGCTTTGACCTGTCTACTCTCACCACTCTCATTGCCCAAATCGAATCCTACACCGAGAGACTTTCTGACAATCCTCAACTGGATATACAATCTATCCATTTTTTGTTGTCTGTGAGAACTTTATTGTCTAGTGAAAACTGGACAGATACTGATAAAAATCTGTTAGAATGA
- the tmk gene encoding dTMP kinase, which translates to MVRTIDRGFFVTLEGIEGCGKSSHSRRLWKRLVEFGYPGVLTHEPGGTPVGEAIRKIVLDPSTGEIDPLTEVFLFEAARREHVVKVIRPALERGNIVLCVRFTDSTLAYQGFGRGLPHDVLENLNRTATENLIPDLTLFLDVEPEEGLRRSLRHTDDVELRFEREFLSRCGLLEKIREGFYELCRRYPERFVRISTMEERDCVFQEIIDVVVKRIMIKQGGNGSHG; encoded by the coding sequence ATGGTCAGAACAATTGACCGGGGATTTTTTGTAACCCTTGAGGGCATCGAAGGTTGCGGGAAATCATCTCATTCCCGTCGCCTGTGGAAACGCCTTGTGGAATTTGGCTATCCCGGTGTCCTCACGCATGAACCGGGAGGAACCCCGGTTGGCGAAGCCATTCGGAAGATTGTTCTCGATCCGTCAACCGGGGAGATTGATCCACTGACTGAAGTTTTTCTCTTTGAAGCCGCTCGGCGCGAACACGTTGTAAAAGTAATACGACCCGCCCTGGAAAGAGGGAACATTGTGCTCTGTGTCCGATTTACCGATTCAACACTGGCCTATCAGGGTTTTGGCAGAGGATTGCCTCATGATGTTTTGGAAAATCTGAACAGAACAGCGACCGAAAACCTGATTCCCGATCTCACTTTATTTCTGGATGTAGAACCAGAAGAGGGTCTCAGGCGCTCCCTTAGACATACCGATGATGTTGAGCTAAGGTTCGAAAGAGAATTTTTATCCAGGTGTGGGCTGTTGGAAAAGATCAGGGAAGGCTTTTACGAGCTTTGCCGCCGGTACCCGGAGAGGTTTGTAAGAATTTCGACCATGGAGGAACGGGATTGTGTTTTCCAAGAGATAATCGATGTGGTAGTTAAGAGGATCATGATCAAACAAGGGGGAAACGGAAGCCATGGATAA
- a CDS encoding RNA polymerase sigma factor, giving the protein MIQTESKGLPWYQGLTFEEERVWFEKQVLSCEKDIIRFACYLSGNLDRARDLYQETMLRAFKYRRSFDSRYPLQNWIYAILLNIYRHQYKKEKLLKTFLPWKTNDGEDEENILDYIEAKEDGPEEKAIKNQMMVDLEKSIQELPLKMREVILACDVMGHSYEETSEIIGCPLGTVRSRLHRARRQVKKTMEEIYGKGFLTTWR; this is encoded by the coding sequence ATGATTCAGACGGAAAGCAAGGGACTTCCCTGGTACCAGGGTTTGACTTTCGAAGAGGAAAGAGTTTGGTTTGAAAAACAAGTTCTTTCCTGTGAAAAAGATATAATTCGCTTTGCCTGTTATTTGAGTGGCAATCTTGACCGGGCTCGAGACCTCTACCAGGAAACAATGCTTCGGGCCTTCAAATACCGCCGGAGCTTTGATAGCCGATATCCTTTGCAGAACTGGATATATGCCATTTTATTGAATATCTATCGGCATCAGTACAAGAAGGAGAAATTGCTGAAAACGTTTCTTCCATGGAAAACCAACGATGGGGAAGATGAAGAAAATATTCTCGATTATATCGAAGCCAAAGAGGATGGTCCGGAAGAAAAGGCGATCAAGAACCAGATGATGGTCGACCTGGAAAAGTCCATTCAGGAACTACCGCTGAAAATGCGTGAAGTGATCTTGGCCTGTGATGTTATGGGGCACTCCTACGAAGAAACCAGTGAAATAATCGGGTGTCCGTTGGGGACGGTTCGATCCCGACTTCACCGCGCCCGCCGTCAGGTCAAAAAGACGATGGAAGAGATCTACGGGAAAGGTTTCCTGACGACTTGGAGATGA
- a CDS encoding cyclic-di-AMP receptor yields the protein MDNVTALYVCVVRDLDAARLMDALREENLPFTKLASTGGFLREGNTTFLIGVAEGRRKDVLEIIRKTCAQREEIVESTMPINEPIGPYVPQTVKVVRGGGVLFEVPINRYERF from the coding sequence ATGGATAACGTGACGGCTTTATATGTCTGCGTGGTGCGCGACCTGGACGCTGCCCGGTTGATGGACGCCCTGCGGGAAGAAAATCTGCCGTTTACCAAGCTGGCCTCGACAGGAGGGTTTCTCCGGGAAGGAAATACAACGTTTTTAATCGGAGTCGCTGAAGGAAGAAGGAAAGACGTCCTGGAAATTATCAGAAAAACCTGCGCTCAGAGGGAAGAAATCGTCGAATCAACCATGCCGATCAACGAACCGATTGGGCCCTATGTTCCTCAAACGGTGAAAGTCGTAAGGGGCGGAGGCGTGCTCTTCGAAGTACCCATTAACCGGTACGAAAGGTTTTAG